AGGACGTCGAGACACCGGATGTTGACCTCtgggacgaggcgcgccttccccatgcgccgcagagcgccgcgtccttcTTCAAGACGTCGGCACAgacgcgcgccgatgcgcccAGGAGCCATACGCTGACGACGCccgcgcatgccgcggcGATGCATCCcctgcacggcctgcaGTACTCGCAGCCGGACAGTGTGTACACGCACCTCCTCGCGGAGCCCGTGCAGGGCCATGCGGTgagccgcgtcgaggacgcgcgccgcagccgctaCTTtgtcggcgccgacgccggcctggccgtcgcggccggtggccacgtcgcgcacctccCCCTGCAGCACCGCCAGGGCCTCGATGTGGTGGACTACACGCGTGcgaacgcgtcgcgcggcgcaggctaCTTCCGTGTGCTGCACGCGTACCTCGACCTGCACGCGACGCcccacgcgacgcgccgtacgccgcCAAACGTCGCTGCGACCGagccggcgctcggctACGTGCGTTCGCAGCTcatggcgctgcgccgccccgcgaatgcgccgctgcccggcacgcgcgcatgGATCGATGGCCCTGCGGCGGATGCGCGGTCGTCCAGCGctgcgcgcagcgagtcCGGCTCGCTCTTtggtgcgctggcgcgcaaTGGCCGTGCCCCCGCGCCCCCCCGCGGTGgcggcaagcgccagcGTTTCCAGAAGCGGAAACGGGATacgccgtcgacgcacAAGGACGTGCAGATGCTCGACAATATCAAAAACCTACTTTCGCCGCAATAGTGGGGGAGTTATAGAGCACTTAGTTCTTCTTGTTCTTGAGAGCCATCTCCACCGCAGCGTAGCCCCAGTCGTGGCCGTGGTTGTGGCCGGCCTTGCCCTTGCGGCCGATgcccgcgcgctcgaggccctGGTCATCGTTGAGGACGGTGAGCACACCAAGGATGACGGGCTTCttcagctcgaggccgaggcgcatgAGGCCGTGCAGGGCGCTGTCGCAGATGTACTCAAAGTGCATCGTCGAGCCCTTGATCACGCAGCCGATCGAGATCACCGCATCCACGGGCTGCTTGTCAAACATGCTGCTATTAGTTTTGCGACGTACATCTGCGTGCCGACAGGCAGCTCCCAAGTGCCGGGCACCGAATCGATAAAGATGTTCTCGTCCTTGACgccggccttggcgagggtctcgagcgcgccgctgacgagcgcatcgatcACCTCCTTGTTCCAGCGCGCATGCACGATGCCAATCTTGACATTCTCAGCGCCGGGGAACGACGtgggcgcagcagcgggTCCTTTGATCGTAGCGTTGGACATGATAATCGGATGGAGATCTTCGCACGGAGCTTGGCGGCGGGTGGGTTGCTGACTCAGCAGTGATTACGCTTCGCGCTTTTTCCCGAACGATGGCTGCTCGTGTGCCGTGGGTAGGACAGAAACGCCTGAGTACCCCACGCCTCTTGCCGAGTTTCGTTGCGAGTCGTTCGATGACGGGTTTCCGTTCACCGagccgcgctgctgctcgtgTTAATAACATTGCGCACCACatggccgcgccgccgagccgcgccgcctcgagccaAGCACCGCTCCAGCAGCACATGGACGGTctcgtgcagctcctgGGCGAGGGCACGCTGCGTGTCATCCAGCTCAACCGCCCCAAGGCGCTGAATGCCATGAACGAAGAGATGGTCGTCGAGTTCGGCAAGGCGTTGGAAGTACGTACCCCCGGCTGACCCAGGTGATCGCTGCTTCGCCCAACACGGCCACCGTCGTGTTCCGCGGCGTGGGCCGCGGCCTctgcgcgggcggcgacgtgaTGGCGATCGTCGACGCGATGAACAAGCCCACGGTCGAGGAACGCAACAAGTCCACCTCCTTTTTCCAGCAAGAGCTCCAGCAAGATTACCGTGTGGCGAACTTTGAGAAGACTACGTCGCAGAGCGGCCGCCCGAAATACTACATCGCGATGTTGGACGGCATCTCCATGGGCGGCGGTATCGGCCTGTCCGCCCACGCTCCTTTCCGCGTCGTGTCCGAGCGCACGATGTTCGCGATGCCCGAGGTGGCGATTGGCTACTTCCCGGACGTCGGCTTGACGCACACCTTTGCGCGCCTTGACGGCAACACCGGCATGTACCTGGCACTCACGGGTGAGCGCCTGAACGGCGCCGACACGTacctgctcggcatcggTACGCACTACATTCGCTCgaacctgctcgaggagctcacgcaccgcctcggcacccTCCCGCTCGAGTCGGTGAACAGCGGCGAGGTGGTCGACAAGGTGCTCAACGAATACGCCTCGGATCCTTttgcgccggacgccgaGAACGGCgcggagctcgccaagaaCTCGGTGTTCttcggcgaccgccgcatcgcCATCGACTTTGCGTTCGGCCTCGAGAGCGTGGAGCAgatcgtcgcggcgctcgacgataTCGCCAACGTCCGCCAGGACTCGTACACGCtcaagcagctcgcgcagcgcggcctcaCCACCATCTCGCCCGAAGTCCAGGCGTTTGCCAAGACCACGGCtgagacgctgcgcatgcgctcgccgcgcgcgctcaAGGTCACCTTCCGCGCGGTGCAACGCGCGGCCAAGATGACGCTCACCGAATGCTTCCACGAGAAcatgcgcctcggcaccgtCTTTTGCGACATGACCGTCGGCCGCGACTTTTACACGGGCGTGAAGCACACGCTCGAAAAGGACCCGGCCACGGGCAAGCGCCGCACAGGCCGCGCCAACTGGCAGCCGGCCACGCTCGAAGAGGTCGACgagaagcagctcgagacgctcttCTTTggcgacctcgacgcggcgcacaaggCCGGCCTCACGCTCCAGGTACCCAAGCTTGGCATCCCGGCGCTGCAGAACACCCGCGAGTACCGCAaggcacgcgacgccgagctccgGGGTGTGGGACCGCTGCACTGGGACCAGAAATACAACCGTTTCGCCCTGCCCAGCGAGGCGGAGATCGCAGCACTCGTCGAGGGCAGCCACCCGGCGG
This sequence is a window from Malassezia japonica chromosome 5, complete sequence. Protein-coding genes within it:
- a CDS encoding uncharacterized protein (EggNog:ENOG503P8Y6; COG:S) — translated: MGSSGATRLSRLLQRTRVSTYDPTVPRVYTAPTAHAARGDWGLKRPMPSSWHAAPDAPAPQPFQGALRYATVQRLDTQQGLTDWRESERDPLFRARWHEAGARLSDRSKRDGLSSAVGEEETSAAQGLRPRILYDEATRTDDKPAHVVWGTNHAKFTTTPDLLPNYNAMSEREFQKFLHNVRRQRSKFRAALGAERRAAAEHAVLEQLARKKAKDNGPAVVSEEEYAEACKDVETPDVDLWDEARLPHAPQSAASFFKTSAQTRADAPRSHTLTTPAHAAAMHPLHGLQYSQPDSVYTHLLAEPVQGHAVSRVEDARRSRYFVGADAGLAVAAGGHVAHLPLQHRQGLDVVDYTRANASRGAGYFRVLHAYLDLHATPHATRRTPPNVAATEPALGYVRSQLMALRRPANAPLPGTRAWIDGPAADARSSSAARSESGSLFGALARNGRAPAPPRGGGKRQRFQKRKRDTPSTHKDVQMLDNIKNLLSPQ
- the RIB4 gene encoding 6,7-dimethyl-8-ribityllumazine synthase (COG:H; BUSCO:EOG09264OYZ; EggNog:ENOG503P149), giving the protein MSNATIKGPAAAPTSFPGAENVKIGIVHARWNKEVIDALVSGALETLAKAGVKDENIFIDSVPGTWELPVGTQIMFDKQPVDAVISIGCVIKGSTMHFEYICDSALHGLMRLGLELKKPVILGVLTVLNDDQGLERAGIGRKGKAGHNHGHDWGYAAVEMALKNKKN
- the EHD3 gene encoding 3-hydroxyisobutyryl-CoA hydrolase (COG:I; BUSCO:EOG0926213Q; EggNog:ENOG503NV3G); translation: MAAPPSRAASSQAPLQQHMDGLVQLLGEGTLRVIQLNRPKALNAMNEEMVVEFGKALEVIAASPNTATVVFRGVGRGLCAGGDVMAIVDAMNKPTVEERNKSTSFFQQELQQDYRVANFEKTTSQSGRPKYYIAMLDGISMGGGIGLSAHAPFRVVSERTMFAMPEVAIGYFPDVGLTHTFARLDGNTGMYLALTGERLNGADTYLLGIGTHYIRSNLLEELTHRLGTLPLESVNSGEVVDKVLNEYASDPFAPDAENGAELAKNSVFFGDRRIAIDFAFGLESVEQIVAALDDIANVRQDSYTLKQLAQRGLTTISPEVQAFAKTTAETLRMRSPRALKVTFRAVQRAAKMTLTECFHENMRLGTVFCDMTVGRDFYTGVKHTLEKDPATGKRRTGRANWQPATLEEVDEKQLETLFFGDLDAAHKAGLTLQVPKLGIPALQNTREYRKARDAELRGVGPLHWDQKYNRFALPSEAEIAALVEGSHPAAGSYVLEPQEIIEVMSRHKHDKPALKLKLHDWLQRRAAAEKK